One segment of Panicum virgatum strain AP13 chromosome 1K, P.virgatum_v5, whole genome shotgun sequence DNA contains the following:
- the LOC120702770 gene encoding 3-oxoacyl-[acyl-carrier-protein] reductase 4-like translates to MAAASAAAAAALASPAALSASPARRGLVSFAAPALRSGPGTRAVALSGVRTHVAAVEQAVAQDATKLEAPVVVVTGASRGIGKAIALTLGKAGCKVLVNYARSSKEAEEVSKEIEASGGQAITFGGDVSKEADVESMIKTAVDTWGTIDVLVNNAGITRDTLLMRMRKSQWQDVIDLNLTGVFLCTQAATKVMMKKRKGRIINIASIVGLTGNVGQANYAAAKAGVIGFTKTVAREYASRNINANAVAPGFISSDMTAELGEELERKILSTVPLGRYGTPEDVAGLVEFLALSPAASYITGQVLTIDGGMVM, encoded by the exons atggccgccgcctccgccgccgccgccgccgcgctcgcctcaCCGGCGGCCCTctccgcgtcgccggcgcgCCGGGGCCTCGTCAGCTTCGCCGCCCCCGCGCTCCGTTCGGGCCCGGGCACCCGCGCCGTCGCGCTCTCCG GAGTACGAACTCATGTTGCGGCTGTTGAGCAAGCTGTTGCACAAGATGCTACTAAATTGGAAGCTCCCGTTGTTGTTGTTACTGGTGCTTCCAGGGGGATCGGAAAAGCCATTGCATTAACTCTTGGAAAAGCAGGTTGCAAG GTCTTGGTGAATTATGCCCGATCTTCAAAGGAGGCTGAAGAAGTCTCCAAGGAG ATTGAAGCATCTGGAGGCCAGGCCATCACCTTTGGAGGAGATGTTTCCAAAGAAGCTGACGTTGAATCTATGATAAAAACA GCAGTTGACACATGGGGAACAATTGATGTACTCGTAAATAATGCAG GAATCACACGGGACACATTGTTGATGAGAATGAGGAAATCACAGTGGCAAGACGTAATTGATCTGAATCTTACAGGCGTTTTCCTTTGCACGCAG GCTGCAACGAAAGTAATGATGAAGAAAAGGAAG GGAAGAATTATCAACATAGCATCAATTGTTGGTCTAACTGGTAATGTTGGACAAGCTAATTATGCTGCTGCTAAGGCTGGAGTTATTGGGTTCACAAAGACAGTTGCTAGGGAATATGCAAGCAGAAATATTAAT GCAAATGCTGTTGCTCCTGGATTTATTTCATCGGATATGACTGCTGAACTTGGAGAAGAGCTCGAGAGGAAAATTCTGTCAACTGTCCCCTTAG GGCGATACGGGACACCAGAGGATGTAGCAGGCCTGGTGGAATTCTTAGCCCTCAGCCCTGCTGCAAGCTACATCACTGGACAG GTCCTCACCATCGATGGTGGGATGGTTATGTAA